The Bacillus sp. Y1 genome includes the window CTGCTTTTTCGCTTCCTCCTCGGACAGACCAACGGAGGCGATTTCAGGGAGCGTATAAATACAACGGGGCATGACTTTATAGTCGATAACATCCATCTCTCCAGCAGCATTATTCGCGGCAACAATTCCTTCTGCACTTGCTGCGTGTGCGAGCTGCCAACCGCCGATTACATCCCCAACTGCATAAACATGATCGTGAGTGGTTTCCATCTTTTCATTAACTTTAATGAAGGGGCCGTTCTGTTCTAGATTAAGTTCTGTGACTGCGGATAAATTCGGGCGGCGTCCAGTGCTTACGAGTAATGTATCTGCTTGCAATGAAAGCTCTTTTCCCTTTGAATCCTGGCAAATGACCGTTTTCACACCCTCTGTTTCTTGAACTCTTTGTACTTTTGCACCTGTATGGATGTTGATTCCCTTTTTCTTTAACATCTTTGTTAAGAATTTTGAAGCTTCCACATCTTCTGTGGGGATGATCCGGTCAGCAGCCTCGACGATGCTTACTTGCGCTTTAAGAGATGCAAAAATAGTCGCAAATTCAACTCCAATCACTCCGCCACCAATAATAATAACTGATTTAGGAATCTCTGGAATATCAAAGATCGTATCACTTGTATCAAAATGAACCGTATCCAGCCCTGCAATTGGCGGCACAGCAGGGGTCGACCCTGTTGCGACAATCACTTTTGCAGCCTTAACAGTCTCTTCCCCATCAGATGTTTTCACCTTCACTTCTCCGCCGGGTAGAACCGATCCATATCCGTTATAAACATCAATCTTCCCCTGCTTTAGTAGAAAGGCGATGCCTCCACGTAGTCGCTGAATCACATCATCTTTTCGCTTTTTCATTTTGCTAAAAGAAAAGCTAAGGTCACCAGTTTCAATGCCCCAATCCTTCGCCTTTTCAATTTGCTCAATGACTTCAGAATGTTTCAAATAGGTTTTTGATGGGATACAGCCGCGGTTTAGACATGTTCCACCAAGGAAGTCTGCCTCGATGAGAGCAGTTTTTTTTCCCAACTCCGCAGCATGTAAGGCAGCTACATAGCCTCCGGGCCCTCCTCCAACCACAACAATATCGTAGGATTTCACCATGTATTATTCACCCCCTATACCAATAACTCGTATGGACTTTCAAGTATTTGCTTTAACTCTGTTAAGAACGCAGCAGCCGGTGCTCCATCCATCGCTCGGTGGTCGAAGGATAGACTAAGCGTCATCATAGGACGTATTTCAAGAGCACCATTTATAGCCACAGGCTTATCTTGAATTCGACCAACACCAAGAATGGCACTTTCAGGCTGATTAATAATTGGAGTAAATGCATCAACTGCATACATACCCAGGTTGCTAATGGTAAATGTAGATCCCTTCATTTGATCTGGAAGTAATTTATTTTCGCGAGCACGTTTACCAATTTCTTTTGCGTCACTTGTTAACTCTGCAAGTCCCTTACTCAAAACATCTTTAATTACTGGAACCATTAATCCATCCTGGACAGCAACAGCTAGTCCGATATGAACCTGGCTATGCTGAATAATTTCGTCCCCGTCAATTGATACATTTACCTGTGGATGACGAGCCAGTGCTGCACCTACAGCTTTTACGAGGATATCAGTAAACGACAACCGGAAGCCTGTTTGCTTTTCAATTACAGGTAGAAGTGCTAGACGAAGTTCCTTTACCTTCGACATTTCCACTTCAGTCGTTAATGTTACATGTGGTGCTGTGTAAGCACTTTGTGCCATTCTGTCAGCAATTACTTTTCTCATACCTGTCATTTTTCTGCGCTGTGCTGCTGGTACAGAATTGGCTGCTGGTGGTGTTGGCTTAGAAGAGTTTGCTGTAACCACATCCGCTTTAACAATTTTCCCGTTCGAACCGCTACCAGTTATGGAGGATAAGTCTACCTGTTCGGCTAAGGCAATTTTCCTTGCAAGTGGAGTAGCTTTTGATGCTGAAGCAGTAGCCTCTAGATGACTAAGCACATCTTTTTTATGCACACGACCATTTGGGCCGCTGCCTTTAATAAATACCAATTCAAGTTTATTCGAGCGTGCCATTTGGCGTGCTGCCGGGGTTGCACGTGGTTTCTCACCTTCTTGAATATTACTTACTAGTACAGGTTCCTCTTGACGTTCGGAAATTACCTCTTCTTTTTGTTCCTCTGCTGGTGGTTCTTCCCCAGCAATCCCTGGTGAACTGTCAGGTACTTTTTCTCCTTCTTCGCCAATGTAACCAATAATTTGGTTGACCGGTACTTCAGCGTCGACATCAAAGTATTTTTTTAATAATACACCTTCATCATAAGCCTCTACTTCGATATTGATTTTGTCTGTCATAATTTCAAAAAGTGGTTCACCGATTTCAACAGTTTCCCCTTCTTCTTTAAGCCACTGAAGGAGGGTACCCACTGCCATCGTGCTGCTTAGCTTCGGCATAAATATTTCTTTTGCCATATTGCCCCCTCCTCCTTACTTATTCTTAACAGTTTCTTTAACAGCTTCGATAATATCTGGAACTTGCGGAATCGCCGCTCTTTCTAATTTAGGATTATACGGAATCGGAACCTCTTTACCGCCGAGTCGCTTGATTGGAGCATCTAAATAGTCAAATGCTTCGCTTTCAGCAACCACACTAACGATTTCTCCACCGAATCCTCCCCGTTGCACAGCTTCATGAACAACAATTAAACGTCCGGTCTTCTTTACAGAATTAATAATCGTTTCTTTATCGAGTGGAACAATGGTACGAGGATCCACTACTTCCACACTGATTCCTTCTTTTTCAAGTTCCACTGCTGCTTCCATCGCTTTATGAACCATGATAGCAGTAGCAACAATCGTGACATCTGTTCCTTCACGCTTGATATCTGCTTTACCTAATTCAATTTTGTAGGATTCCTCAGGAACATCACCTGTCGTTTTATACAATAATTTGTGTTCGTAGAAAATAACTGGGTTATCATCGTCAATGGCTGCTTTTAACAAACCTTTTACATCATAAGCTGTGGACGGCTGAACCACTTTTAATCCTGGAATATGAGCCATCCAAGCTTCAAGACTTTGTGAATGTTGGGCAGCAGCACCAGTTCCTGAACCAGCTGGTGTCCTTAGTACCATTGGTACTTTTCCCTTGCCTCCAAACATATAACGGGTCTTCGCAGCTTGGTTCACCATTTGATCCATAGCAATCGTAATAAAATCAGAAAATTGGAGTTCTAATATAGGACGCATTCCTGTTAATGCCGATCCTATTGCCGCACCAGCAATCGCCGCTTCTGAGATGGGTGTATTACGGACACGTTCAGGTCCAAACTCTTCAATCATTCCACGTGTGACACCGAAAGCTCCTCCATAAACACCGATATCTTCCCCAAGAATAAATACATCATTGTTTTCCCGCATTTCTAAGCTCATTGCTTCCCTTACTGCTTCTAAATAAGTTATTTGTCTAGTAGCCATATTTTCTACTCCTCTCTTTACGCGTAAACGTCCTCTAGTAAACTATCAAGGGATGGTTCTGGGCTGCTTTCAGCAAATTTTACAGCATTCTCGATTTCCTGGTTTGCTGCCTCCTGAAGTTGTTTGGCGGTTTCTTCTGTTAATACACCCGCATCGATTAACGTTTCTTTAAAACGCTTGATTCCGTCTTTTTCTCTCCATTCCTTTTCTTCCTCACGGGTACGATATTTTTTCGCATCGCTCTTGGAATGTCCTTTCCAGCGATACGTTTTCATTTCGATTAATGTAGGACCGTTGCCACCACGTGCATGCTCAACTGCTTCATGAACGGTATTCATAATTTCAATCATGTCAAGACCGTCAACCACATGACCAGGGATTCCGTAACCGCTAGCACGATCAGCAATATTTTCTACACGAGTCATCTCTTTAACCGGACCTGACATTCCGTATTGGTTGTTTTCACAAATAAAGACAACGGGCAGGTCCCAGATGGCTGCTAGATTCACAGATTCATGGAAACTTCCTTCATTAGATGCACCATCACCGAAGAAACAAAGAACCACATAATCTTCTTTCTTCATTTTCGACGTTAGAGCTGCTCCTACAGCAAGAGGAAGACCTCCACCGACAATTCCATTTGCCCCTAAATTCCCTTTTTCTACATCAGCAATATGCATGGATCCGCCTTTTCCTTTACAATACCCTGTTTCTCTGCCGAAGAGCTCTGCCATCATTTTGTTAACATCGCCTTCTTTTGAAATACAGTGTCCGTGTCCTCGGTGTGTGCTGACGATCTTATCTTTTCTTCCAATGACCGCTATAGAACCTGCCGCAGATGCCTCTTGGCCAACACATAAATGTGTTGTACCGTGAATCAATCCCTTCGCAAAGAATTGGTCAACCTTTTCATCAAAATAACGGATTAACCACATTTCTTTATATAAATCTTTTAATTTCTGCTCAGTAATCATCTCAGGAAGCTTTAATGTTTTAACCATCATTATCTGTTCCTCCTTTTACATTTGTTCTATGCTGTTACCTTTGTAAACATCATATAATCTATCCATATTTTAGTCAAGAAAAAAACGTTATTTTTTTGATAATTTTCATTGGACAAATATTGATATATCAACATTGGTAACGGTTCCAAGAATGCTATGGATTTAAAAAAAGGGAAAAAGGGATCAAGTTTCATTAAACTAGATCCACCTTTTCCCTTTTGTTTACTTCACTGAAATTACTGTTCCTTCATTAATAGTATTTGGGAAGGAATATGGTGATGCAAAAACCGCTCCAGGAAGAACTTCTTCCATTGGCTCCTGGAAGTAAATGGAGACATGCCCTAATTCCTTAAAGTTCTTGTTTGCAAGGTCACCTAATGCGGTAATGGTGAAACTCTCTTCACCAAACTGAATTGTTCCTCCCTGCTTTAGTGGCTCTTCTTCTAGATTCTCAAATTCATGAATGACAGCCATTTCTCTTAATTCCTTCGGTGCTTGTGGACCAAATAAAATTAATATTTTATCTTCTTTAAACGTTGGTACTAATACTCCAATTTCTTTTACCACTGATTTTGTCATCTTGATCCTCCCATTTGTTCGCTTGTCTCTTTATAGTGTCACAAGTGGACGTTGTTCTGTGCTTGTTGGAAAAAGCTGATCTTGAAGTGATCGTAACTTCCATACAGTTGTATTTGTATCTAATTCCACATCATCTTGAGTTAGGAATTGACCTGTCTTGATATCCTTTTTAGCAACTACTTTTCCACTGATTAAACCAATTGGTATATGGCCGTTTACCTTCATGTCCCGGTGTGTTTCAAGTACACCACGCACACTATAGCCACCAATTCCATCTAATGTCTCACCTGCTTTAATGTCCCGTTTTGCCACAGCAACGGTTTCAGAAATCGGTGCTCCAAGTGGATGAATAGAAGAATCATGTTCTAATACTGCTTTTGCGATTGTAATTGGAGTTTCTAGACTGGCTAAGTGGTATGGACGATAAAACACATAGTGTGGTCCATTACCCACTTTTAAGTAGCGAAGTTCTTCGTCAACTGGTTCAAGATCACTTTTTACAATGACGAATACTCCCGGTGCTAAACCGTTTACATATTCTACAACGCCGAAGTTATCCAGGACTCCTCCATTTTCCTTTAGGTCTAATTTATCAGCAACATCTTGAACAGTTGCAGATACACCGTGCATTCCGACTTTATCTGGCACTAAGCCAATCGCGTTACTTAAAAGATTCATTTCCGCCATTGTTTTTGTTCCATCTTGGAATGCAGCTAGCATATGTGCACTCATATGCTTTGCCTTGGCTTCTGCTGCAGCTACGTCTGGGTTTGATAGCGGGTTGAATGGATTGTTTTTGCCTTTCCCAGCAACCAAAACTTCTAATCCCATTGTTTTAGCAAATTCATATAATTCTAGAGTCGCTGCTGGCTCATCCCCTGCAGAGCCTGTGTATACCAATCCAGCATTCGTAAACATTTGGTACATAATTGAACCGATTGTGATATCAACCTCTACGTTAAGTAGGACAATGTGTTTTTTCGAACGCAAAGCCTCCAGTGACACGTTTGCTCCCACTTCTGGAACACCTGTTGCATCAACAATCACTTCTACATGATTTGACTGGATAACATCTCGATAGTCGTTTGATACAACCATTGGATCTTTTCTCGTAGATTGTGAGGAATAATAATCAGCAGCTCTTTGCGCCGCCTGAACATTTACATCACAAACACCTGTTACGATCATACCAGGGATTTTTGAGATTTGTGCAATCATTCCAAAACCCATTTGCCCTGCACCGATAACCCCTACTTTAATTGGTGCATTTTCACGTTCACGTTGTAAAAGCTTAGTGTAAATTGACATGAATAAATTCCTCCCAAAAAATTCAATTAATACGCTTACATTTTCTTTTAGAATAGAAATCTTTTAATTACATTTTTTAGTCTTATACAAATGTTATTGATTGTAACAATTCATTTACTTACGTAACATTTGTTACAATGCATATCATTTGTTCCATACTCTTAGTTTAAGTGCTTGTGTAAGCCCTGTCAAGTCATAATATTCAAATATATCAGATAAAAGGGTGAATTAATGGAGTATTTGAGGTTGAAAAAGGTTGTTTATGATTGCTGTTTAAGTCATTTATTATTGGGGGGAGTGTAGGCCTATTAGACGCATGAAAGTCCAAACAAGAAAAAGCTGCACAGTAGGAGTGCAGCTCGACTATTATCCTTCTACCAGCGCATTTCCTGTTGCTTCATCTGTAATCAGTACATGAATCAAGCCGCCCTCTAATGCAGCTTTGATGGCTAGAACTTTTTCTAAACCAGAAGCAACCCCTATTACTAAGGGAATCGCTTTCAATTTTTCCAGTTCAATAGCTATCACTCTTTCATTCCATGAATTGTCTACAGGTTTTCCAAATTTATTGATGAAGTTATAACAAATATCCCCTACAATTTCGTGATCATTAGTGATTTGCTGATGATCTGAACCCATGTATGCTTTAACCATGGTAGAGTCCTCAGGACGTCCTCCAATCCCGACAACTGCGATATTGGATTGTTCTGCTAGATTTAGAGTGCAACGTATGGAAGGCTGGCGAATCAATACTTCCTTCCCTTCCTTTGTATCGACCATTACTGGAACATGGAGCAACTCATACTTGGATTGAAGTGCATTTCCCACTTTGGAAACAATACTATTAGAATGAATATCCACTTGTTCGTTCCCCATTCCCCCCACTAAAGGGACAACCGTAGCGGATGGAAATACCTGCACTGAATTGATTGCCTTAGCAACTTCTTTTAATGTTGTACCCGAAGAAATCCCGATGATTTGACCATCCCTAATTACTCTCTGCAAATACTCAGAGGTCGCTTCACCTAATTGTTTTTTTGAAGACTCATGACCTACACTCTCTATACACACTACTTCACGTAAATTGTATAGACGCTCAATTTTCCGTTCTAGATTTCTAAACTGATGAATTTGATCATCATGAATAATGATTTCAACAATGCCTTCCTCCCTCGCCTTTGTTAACACCTTTGAAACAAGAGAGCGGCTGATTCCTATCTTTTCTGCAATTTCCGACTGAGTCGCTCCTTCGTCATAATACATTTGTGCGACTTTCACTAGAATCCTTCTATCTTGAATAACCATAGCGATCCTCTTCTTTCATAACATACTGCCCTTACAAAAACCAAAATTTTAATACATACCAAAACTAGCAAAGTAGGCAATTACAACGGATACAATACCTGTGACTAAGCGGCTGTATAATACGGCAGGTACTCCGTAACGCACCGTTTCAGGTTTTGCCTCTCCAAGAGATAAACCAACGGGAATAAAATCACAACCTACCTGGCCGTTGATAGCAAATAGTGCAGGTAAAGCGTATTGTGGTGGAATATTTCCTAATGCGATTTGTGTACCGATTAATACCCCAATAACCTGCGCAATAACGGCCCCTGGTCCTAAAACTGGAGATAAGAAGGGCAGAGTACAGACAATAACGATTACTAGAAGCCCCCACAGAGAACCAGCGAGCGGCGTTAGTGCCTGGGCAATCCAATCACCGACACCAGTGTAGTTGATAATCCCCATTAACATACTAACGAAAGCCATAAACGGAAGAATATTTTTAATAAGAATATCCATTGTGTCACGGCCTGCCTGATAGAAAGTTCCGGTTACGTTACCGATTCCTTTCGAAAAACGCAGCAAGAGATTGTCTTTTTGCTGGCTAGCTACTTCTTTTTTCAACTCGGTATAGCTTTCTTTGAATTTTTCTTTATCTTTTGTATCAAATTTTGGCTCATCCGTTACTTCTTGTGCACCGGCGGACTGACTATAGCCTTCAGCAACCGCAACCTCTTTTGGTGTAACACCTGATACAAAGATATCATCAGTAATATATTTCGAAAGTGGACCTGACGGAGAAGAAGGAAGAACATCGACTGTTAAGATACGTTTCATCGGATATACGCCAATCCTTGCTGTACCACCACAGTCAATAATGACACACGCCATTTCTTCTTCTGGATATGATCCCTTAAACCCATCAACTGCCTCAGCACCAGTCAATTCTGCAATTCTAGCAGCAACGGGATGGATTCCGCCTCCTGTAATTGAAACAATTTTATTCTTCTTTGCATTAGGTTCGATATAAAGTCCAACACCCCAGCCACCTGATCCTTTTGATACAAATACTCCACGATATGTCGTCATCTACAACCTCTCCCTTCTATGCTAAGTCTACGCCCTCTTTTTTCGCTAAATATTTTGTAATTAATTCTGTCACGATGCCACGAATTAAGATAACAACTACACCGACGATAAAGTAACGAACAGCTAAGTCAGCTACTGGCAGCCCTAATTCCTGAATACCGTTTGCAATACCTAAGTATACGAACAGCTCACCTGCGTTAGCGTAAGGAAACAATCCTGTTACCGGATGAACGAAAGATACCGCTGAATCATAAAAAGCTGGTTTTTGCTTTTCAGGTAAAAAACGACCGAAAGTATAAGCCATCGGGTTTGTTAACATTAGAACTGAAAGAACTGGCATTAGTGTATATCGAAGGATAGTATATTTTGCAGCAAACTGAATGATTCTTGTTACTCTTTCTTCCCCTACGAACTTCATCATTGCATAAGTAAATGTTAATAGAACAACCAGCGTTGGAACAATTCCCGTTACTAGTCCCATAAACGTTTCGCCACCAGCTTGGAACATCCCAATAAAATGTTCCCCTAACCATTTAATCCATTCCATTTGTTTGACCCCCTTTTTATACTCCCATTGACACTTTGTTCTTAGATATAGTTAACAATGCATTTTCACTTGCTTGTAATAATGCTTTACTATAAGCAGGAAGTTTGTTTTTCCCTTTTTCAGGAATCACATCATTCACATCACTAACAATTTCGCCCACATGTTTGCCCTTATACTTCTCTAACGGCTTGAACTTTGTTAGAACGGACATCCCCTTTAACATGTGACACTCATGTATGATGTAGTTGCTATCAACAACCAAAATGGCAATCGCTCCCGGCTTGAACTTTCCTCGCTCCATCCCTGAGAACATAAAATAACCATCATTGCCTTTGTAAACGCTAACAATTTTATCGATATTTCTCTTGTATTGCTTAATTTGAAAAAACGATAAAAGATACTGAACAATGAGAATCGTACAAAGTATAAAAGCAAGCTGCATAAAATCTCTCCTTTTCCCACTTCATAGTCTAGTAGATTCCTAGGCCTCCTCTCCTATAATAACGCTTTCATTTTACTTTAATTCGCGAACCAGGAACAAATGTTACAACTTATAACTTCAGCGAAGTTGTTTTTACATTTGTTACAACGTTTAACATTTGTTATAAACTAAGAATAATAAAAAGTCCCTCCACTTGTCAATAATCTATAAAAATAAAATTCTAATAATTCTGTAAGTAAGGCGTATTGAATGATTATGGAATTGAAAAGGAGTTGCCTCAGCAACCCCTAGTTTTTCTCCATTCTAGATAATGAAATATCCCTCATAGCCATCCAAAGCATGACATTTTAAATCATATAGATAAAAGGTGTTTCTGTTTCACCTTTGCCATTAGAAGAGAATGTTATCTTCATCTCCTCAAGTAATTTTTCTATTGATACATAACCTATTTCCTTTTTATATTTTTTATCCCAGCCAGCTCTATAGGCAGTATCTCTTACAGAACCTTTCATTCCAACAAAATATAATTCGATATTACTTTGTTGTTTTAGTTGATCTTTGAACTCTTCAAGCAATTTACATGCAGTTGTATCCATATCATTAACACCTGAAAAATCTAATATTACCAAATTCACCTTTGACCTTTGGAATAGTAAATGTCCTATTTTCTCTTCAAGGTAAAATACGTTCGCAAAATGTAAGGAAGAATCTATTCTTAAAAAAATTATATCGTCAAGTGTCTTAGCCTCGGGAAATCTTTTCAAATCCCGAAACGTTTTTTCCATTTCAAGATATCCAATTTCTATAATACTTGATTTAAACATTCTACTTAATAATTGGTAGAAACTAAAAATAGCACCAATTAAGATTCCCCATTGAATACCTACAAAAAGCGTAGCTAGAAATGTAACTAACCAACTCCAACCATCGACGGGTTTAATTTTGATTAATTTTTTAAATTGCTTTAAATCAATTAGCTTATAAACCGCAACCATAATGATTGCAGCTAATACTGCGTTAGGTAGGTAATAAAAATAGGATGTAAAAAATAGGAGTGTAATCAGAATCAGCATTCCTGTAAAAATGGAAACCATTTGAGTAGCCCCACCACTTTGGTGGTTGACTGCGCTTCTAGAAAAGCTCCCATTTATAGGTAATATTTGAAAAAACGAACCAAATATATTTGCTAGCCCTAAAGCTTTTAATTCCCGGTTGGGATTTATTTTATACTTTTCTTTATCAGCAATAGATTTACCTATTGCAAGAGATTCCATAAATCCAAGTAACGCGATAGTGAGTGCAGGTAGAATAATTTGTTTAACAGCTGCTAATGTAATAGTAGGAAAAAGAAGTGATGGAAAACCACTTGGAACCATTCCAACAATCTTTACCCCTTCTTTGTTTAACCCAAAAGAATAAACAATAATTATAGAAAGTAGTATCAGCAATAACGCTGCAGGAACTCGTGGACTTACTTTTTTTAGTAAGACTAAAAAAGCAATGCTAGTTCCCCCAATTAATAAAGTAACCCCATGTATACGACCAATTTTATTTACCACATCGTGAATTAATAGATGAACTTGAAAGTAATTCCCTAAATCAATACCTAACAAATGCTTTAATTGACTCAATGCAATGATAATGGCAGCTGCGGACGTGTAACCTCCTAGTACAGAGGGGGAAATAAATCTAACAATAAAGCCTAATTTTAAAACACCAAATAAAAATTGAAAAATACCTACCATTAATGCTAATAAAATAACAAATGTAACATATTCAGATGTCCCTGGTTGCCCAACTGCGGAGATACCAGAAAATACTAATAAAGATGTGATTGCTGTTGGACCAACTGAAAGATGTCGGGAAGAGGCAAAAAGTGCATATATGAGTAATGGAAGTGTCGAGGCATATAGCCCCATTACAGGTGGGAGACCTGCCAGCATGGCATAGGCCATTCCTTGAGGAACAAGCATGACAAATAGCGTAAAACCAGCCAAAAGATCATTCATCATTAAATTACGATTGTAAGGTTCCTGCAAATTTAGTGGGATAAATTTTCTAAATACCATTTCCACTTTTCCTTCTTTTATCATTTTTTCGAAAACAAGAAAATTACTACACTATTTAAAGAAAACAACTCCCTTCCATTGGAGAGTTGTTTATTTACATTTCATTCGTAAACATGCTCTTGATTTTATTATACTAAATCAGTTCTCCATTTGACTCAATAACTTTCATATACCAGGCAAAGTTCTATTTCTTCAAACATCATTCAAAAGAATAAATTAACTTTTATTGTTCAACAAATTCCCTCTGGTACATAGAGATCAGGATTTCGAACGTACTACCACCAAATATGAAAAGAAAACCCTTGCGAAAATAACGAGCAAGGGTTTTCCTATTTTCTTCTGAGTTGTATTTTAGTCAAATATGATTTGGTACATGTTAATCAACAACATAATATTCAGTAGTTCCATCAAGTTCAGGAATCTGCTTATTGGTTATGATTAA containing:
- a CDS encoding NAD(P)H-dependent oxidoreductase gives rise to the protein MSIYTKLLQRERENAPIKVGVIGAGQMGFGMIAQISKIPGMIVTGVCDVNVQAAQRAADYYSSQSTRKDPMVVSNDYRDVIQSNHVEVIVDATGVPEVGANVSLEALRSKKHIVLLNVEVDITIGSIMYQMFTNAGLVYTGSAGDEPAATLELYEFAKTMGLEVLVAGKGKNNPFNPLSNPDVAAAEAKAKHMSAHMLAAFQDGTKTMAEMNLLSNAIGLVPDKVGMHGVSATVQDVADKLDLKENGGVLDNFGVVEYVNGLAPGVFVIVKSDLEPVDEELRYLKVGNGPHYVFYRPYHLASLETPITIAKAVLEHDSSIHPLGAPISETVAVAKRDIKAGETLDGIGGYSVRGVLETHRDMKVNGHIPIGLISGKVVAKKDIKTGQFLTQDDVELDTNTTVWKLRSLQDQLFPTSTEQRPLVTL
- a CDS encoding PTS glucitol/sorbitol transporter subunit IIA, with translation MTKSVVKEIGVLVPTFKEDKILILFGPQAPKELREMAVIHEFENLEEEPLKQGGTIQFGEESFTITALGDLANKNFKELGHVSIYFQEPMEEVLPGAVFASPYSFPNTINEGTVISVK
- a CDS encoding alpha-ketoacid dehydrogenase subunit beta — encoded protein: MATRQITYLEAVREAMSLEMRENNDVFILGEDIGVYGGAFGVTRGMIEEFGPERVRNTPISEAAIAGAAIGSALTGMRPILELQFSDFITIAMDQMVNQAAKTRYMFGGKGKVPMVLRTPAGSGTGAAAQHSQSLEAWMAHIPGLKVVQPSTAYDVKGLLKAAIDDDNPVIFYEHKLLYKTTGDVPEESYKIELGKADIKREGTDVTIVATAIMVHKAMEAAVELEKEGISVEVVDPRTIVPLDKETIINSVKKTGRLIVVHEAVQRGGFGGEIVSVVAESEAFDYLDAPIKRLGGKEVPIPYNPKLERAAIPQVPDIIEAVKETVKNK
- a CDS encoding transcriptional regulator GutM, which encodes MQLAFILCTILIVQYLLSFFQIKQYKRNIDKIVSVYKGNDGYFMFSGMERGKFKPGAIAILVVDSNYIIHECHMLKGMSVLTKFKPLEKYKGKHVGEIVSDVNDVIPEKGKNKLPAYSKALLQASENALLTISKNKVSMGV
- the srlA gene encoding PTS glucitol/sorbitol transporter subunit IIC, whose translation is MEWIKWLGEHFIGMFQAGGETFMGLVTGIVPTLVVLLTFTYAMMKFVGEERVTRIIQFAAKYTILRYTLMPVLSVLMLTNPMAYTFGRFLPEKQKPAFYDSAVSFVHPVTGLFPYANAGELFVYLGIANGIQELGLPVADLAVRYFIVGVVVILIRGIVTELITKYLAKKEGVDLA
- a CDS encoding sugar-binding transcriptional regulator; the protein is MVIQDRRILVKVAQMYYDEGATQSEIAEKIGISRSLVSKVLTKAREEGIVEIIIHDDQIHQFRNLERKIERLYNLREVVCIESVGHESSKKQLGEATSEYLQRVIRDGQIIGISSGTTLKEVAKAINSVQVFPSATVVPLVGGMGNEQVDIHSNSIVSKVGNALQSKYELLHVPVMVDTKEGKEVLIRQPSIRCTLNLAEQSNIAVVGIGGRPEDSTMVKAYMGSDHQQITNDHEIVGDICYNFINKFGKPVDNSWNERVIAIELEKLKAIPLVIGVASGLEKVLAIKAALEGGLIHVLITDEATGNALVEG
- a CDS encoding thiamine pyrophosphate-dependent dehydrogenase E1 component subunit alpha; protein product: MVKTLKLPEMITEQKLKDLYKEMWLIRYFDEKVDQFFAKGLIHGTTHLCVGQEASAAGSIAVIGRKDKIVSTHRGHGHCISKEGDVNKMMAELFGRETGYCKGKGGSMHIADVEKGNLGANGIVGGGLPLAVGAALTSKMKKEDYVVLCFFGDGASNEGSFHESVNLAAIWDLPVVFICENNQYGMSGPVKEMTRVENIADRASGYGIPGHVVDGLDMIEIMNTVHEAVEHARGGNGPTLIEMKTYRWKGHSKSDAKKYRTREEEKEWREKDGIKRFKETLIDAGVLTEETAKQLQEAANQEIENAVKFAESSPEPSLDSLLEDVYA
- a CDS encoding 2-oxo acid dehydrogenase subunit E2, which codes for MAKEIFMPKLSSTMAVGTLLQWLKEEGETVEIGEPLFEIMTDKINIEVEAYDEGVLLKKYFDVDAEVPVNQIIGYIGEEGEKVPDSSPGIAGEEPPAEEQKEEVISERQEEPVLVSNIQEGEKPRATPAARQMARSNKLELVFIKGSGPNGRVHKKDVLSHLEATASASKATPLARKIALAEQVDLSSITGSGSNGKIVKADVVTANSSKPTPPAANSVPAAQRRKMTGMRKVIADRMAQSAYTAPHVTLTTEVEMSKVKELRLALLPVIEKQTGFRLSFTDILVKAVGAALARHPQVNVSIDGDEIIQHSQVHIGLAVAVQDGLMVPVIKDVLSKGLAELTSDAKEIGKRARENKLLPDQMKGSTFTISNLGMYAVDAFTPIINQPESAILGVGRIQDKPVAINGALEIRPMMTLSLSFDHRAMDGAPAAAFLTELKQILESPYELLV
- the lpdA gene encoding dihydrolipoyl dehydrogenase; protein product: MVKSYDIVVVGGGPGGYVAALHAAELGKKTALIEADFLGGTCLNRGCIPSKTYLKHSEVIEQIEKAKDWGIETGDLSFSFSKMKKRKDDVIQRLRGGIAFLLKQGKIDVYNGYGSVLPGGEVKVKTSDGEETVKAAKVIVATGSTPAVPPIAGLDTVHFDTSDTIFDIPEIPKSVIIIGGGVIGVEFATIFASLKAQVSIVEAADRIIPTEDVEASKFLTKMLKKKGINIHTGAKVQRVQETEGVKTVICQDSKGKELSLQADTLLVSTGRRPNLSAVTELNLEQNGPFIKVNEKMETTHDHVYAVGDVIGGWQLAHAASAEGIVAANNAAGEMDVIDYKVMPRCIYTLPEIASVGLSEEEAKKQGLDVRVEKFDFAGSGKALSAGEPEGFTKIIYEAKYGEIIGVVMAGSHVTEMISEASAFMYLEGTIDEAAKMIHPHPSLSETFYEAAVNAVNKLKTQKAIQSAV
- the srlE gene encoding PTS glucitol/sorbitol transporter subunit IIB, with product MTTYRGVFVSKGSGGWGVGLYIEPNAKKNKIVSITGGGIHPVAARIAELTGAEAVDGFKGSYPEEEMACVIIDCGGTARIGVYPMKRILTVDVLPSSPSGPLSKYITDDIFVSGVTPKEVAVAEGYSQSAGAQEVTDEPKFDTKDKEKFKESYTELKKEVASQQKDNLLLRFSKGIGNVTGTFYQAGRDTMDILIKNILPFMAFVSMLMGIINYTGVGDWIAQALTPLAGSLWGLLVIVIVCTLPFLSPVLGPGAVIAQVIGVLIGTQIALGNIPPQYALPALFAINGQVGCDFIPVGLSLGEAKPETVRYGVPAVLYSRLVTGIVSVVIAYFASFGMY